The Numida meleagris isolate 19003 breed g44 Domestic line chromosome 7, NumMel1.0, whole genome shotgun sequence genome contains a region encoding:
- the LOC110402903 gene encoding L-selectin-like, with translation MTCLWFLSLLACGLTILEVVNCWTYHYSDTNMTYKEAELWCKKRYTNMVAIQNKDEINHLNNFLPFNPGYYWIGIRKINDTWTWVGTNKELTDEAENWASGEPNGKGNNEDCVEIYIKRGKDDGKWNDEQCEKKKVALCYTASCNPSLCSGRGECIETINNHTCHCNPGFYGPDCEFVKTCDSLKKPDHGSLECNHPLEDFSYSSSCTAQCEEGYELNGLESVYCTSSGVWSGPLASCKVVQCEPLKSPEKGSMDCIHGTGNFTYNTACHFSCLEGWNLNGSHVLECSHSGNWSASLPTCEASQQVGYVTVGIAATGTSLLATASFLFWLAKRLRRKVKKFTPASSCQHLTTECQNV, from the exons ATGACTTGCCTGTGGTTCCTATCTCTTCTTGCTTGCG GGCTTACAATACTAGAGGTGGTGAATTGCTGGACATACCATTATTCAGACACAAACATGACCTACAAAGAGGCAGAGTTATGGTGCAAAAAGAGGTACACTAACATGGTTGCCATTCAAAATAAGGATGAAATCAACCATCTGAACAACTTCTTACCCTTCAATCCGGGTTACTACTGGATTGGAatcagaaaaattaatgataCCTGGACCTGGGTCGGAACGAACAAAGAGTTGACAGATGAAGCAGAAAACTGGGCTTCAGGCGAGCCAAATGGCAAAGGGAACAACGAGGACTGTGTTGAAATCTACATCAAAAGAGGGAAGGATGACGGCAAATGGAATGATGAGCAGTGTGAGAAAAAGAAGGTTGCCTTGTGCTATACAG cttCTTGCAACCCATCTCTCTGCAGTGGCCGTGGAGAATGCATAGAGACTATCAACAATCACACCTGCCATTGTAACCCTGGATTCTATGGGCCTGACTGTGAATTTG TTAAGACTTGTGATTCACTAAAGAAACCTGATCACGGAAGCCTTGAGTGCAACCATCCACTGGAGGACTTCAGCTACAGCTCGTCATGCACAGCTCAGTGTGAAGAAGGCTATGAGCTGAATGGATTGGAGTCAGTATACTGCACGTCTTCTGGAGTCTGGTCTGGCCCGCTTGCATCATGCAAAG TTGTACAGTGTGAACCGCTGAAGTCTCCTGAGAAAGGCTCTATGGATTGCATACATGGTACTGGGAACTTCACATATAACACAGCCTGCCACTTCAGCTGCCTAGAAGGATGGAATCTCAATGGATCTCATGTTCTTGAGTGCAGTCATTCAGGAAACTGGAGTGCCAGTCTGCCCACATGTGAAG cttctcaacAAGTTGGCTATGTCACTGTGGGCATAGCAGCCACCGGTACCTCTCTGCTTGCCACAGCATCGTTCCTCTTCTGGCTTGCAAAACGGTTACGAAGAAAAG taaAGAAATTCACTCCTGCCAG caGCTGTCAGCACCTCACTACTGAATGCCAGAATGTCTAA